The genomic DNA TGTCGAACAGGTTGAGCTCAATGGCAGCGGTCAACACCATGGGAAAGATTTGAGAGGTGGACACGTGCATGGCATAGAGACATGCATTGTCGTCTTCTTTGTTAATGGACTGGTTTTCTGTGGAAGCCATATTTTTAGTAACTAATTTGCTTCTTCGATTTTCCAGGCCGGGTGTTGTTTGTTGTATTTGTAGTTCAAAAATGCAGACTGCATGCCGTGATCGGGACGACATGCTGTCGCCACGTACGTCGCAGCACGTTCATTTTGGCTGCGCCGATAAAAGTCGTCATTAATTAACGTTGGACTTTTTCGCCTGAGCAGCAAAAATTAATGATCAACATTGATGGACTTTTCGGCTGAGCAGCTAAAACTGGGATCAGGATCAATCTCAGCCCTTAGATGAATCTAAgggttcaaaatatttcaatctcaaaactcaaacacaaacacaactACACATGATTTTATagcaaatttaaattaaaaaattaattatttatttattttaaaaacaaaatgaaagaaaaacaaggggGGGCTCCGCCTAGATCCGCCCATCTGGGGGTGGCGcgtggccacccctaggccatggggtggccatgCGGCCACCCCCAGCAAATCTGGGGGTGGCGCGAGGCCACCCTTTGGCCATTGGTAGCCGTACagctagggctgttaagtgagtgaagcgtctcgcgagcaagctcgggctcggctcgcataagctcggctcgtactcgactcgaatattaaatgaagcgcttTGTGAATACAAATCCTggttcgaatattaaatgaaacaagctcggctcgactcggatAAGCTCatgagctcggctcgtataaggctcgcatcgcttattaggctcggctcgtatattttttatcaagtaacaaataacaatatataatcaacattacttatttactcaataataacaaatatattatatacctttgtttttttatttatgcatatgtgtgtgtatatatataactattttttaaaattttagttgattatgtatggaattgtgaggtggagattaatatgttatatttgtttaatgttctttaacattttagttgattctgtatggatgattgtaatgttaggattattttgttatgtttgtttaatgttctttagcattttagttgattttgttagttttaattgtaaggttgacattaatctgttatgtttgttaatgttctttagtattttaaggtgcaaaatattttgtatggataatttttgtaatctaatacacttaaattaccaaaaaaaaaaacagtcgaGCTCCAGGCTCGAGCTCAAGCAAAATTgacgagctcgagcttgagctcgaacagggttccaaccctgtcgagccgagctcgagcagcaaagtcgagctcgagctcgagcctggcccaaaaataaatgagccgagcctggacagcccaagctcacccaagctcggctcgtttacaccatTGCGTacagccactcccatggcctagGAGTGGCCTTGCGCCACCCCCAGCCACCCATGGGATGGCCACCGGAGCCGTCCCATGAGGTGGCTTCTCctccacttatttttttttttttttaaaaataaatcaataaatgtttttattatttataatcagGTGTGATAggtttatttttgtgttttgtgttccTAAATGACTTTAGACCCTTGGATGTTTTGGATGGCTAAgatctcaaaaaatgagattctccaattgagagcaattggaggggatcctgatccctAAAGCTGACGCCAACCTTAGGCCCGAATAAAAAAGCTACTCGATCGTTAAAAATgctgaaaataatattttaataaccACTTGTCCTATACTAGCTACTAGCATAGAATCCGCGCCATGCATaagattattcattataatttgataggagtttagagtgagagagactgacgtgatttagggtgagagatAAATATGAGTTAATAAAACGAAAtatcaaaaagaattaattaaggaaaaattgtattttaataaagggagagatattaatgcatTAAGACACTTACCCTTGGATTGGATTAACTAACACTAagtatagctagtcctttgtttggtaacactctattcctgggaatagtctattcccatgaGACTACTAATTAATCTCATACACGCAAGGTTAgttaagccactaaaaaatgagtggcttagctaatccttttctataggattaaattaattgtgtaaattgccacaaaaaaccccacttgtAAGATTAAatttcgctctctctctttgattcttctatatttctctctctctctctctctctctctatatatatatatatatatacatacatatctccgtttctcttttttccgtctctatatttcgttatctctattttcttatctctctttctattttctctctgattcttttGGTACAATTTTTCTGCAAgtgcaaacgattttttttttttttttttttttttttttttttctatattagatctcccttcatttttttagtttcttagtttttatttttattttatttataattgtgttttttttgatttattttgattCTACATTACcgtttctctctgattttcttctcttcgtttctcctttttttttttcttttttttttttttacggagaaacagaatctgtaaggtttttataaaatacaaatatataatttgtttttttatttcttttgattctctgtacattctccaactatatttttttaatttcaagattgagtttgattctgatttctccaactatatattttttttatataaataactttgtagcataattgcaaaaaacaaaaaaacaaaaaaacaaaaggcaacttgacataattaaaaacaaaaaagaaaaagaaattatagtaaaattgtttatgtttaaaaaaaaaaaaagaaaaaaaagaatgaaagtccttaataatataaatttgtattataagggtattttaggaaatttgatcacaatatgatttcattcaccaacatattgcattatACCAAACGAATGAATaagattagctagtctattccagcgttacaaccaagcaaaagaatatgaatagctaatctatttcACATTCTTCTATCTCCAGTAAtagctaatcatttttcaatgaacaagacattccgcgaaccaaacgaggccttacAGATTCAAACTAGGAGAGATCAACTCATGGATAAGTGTGAGGAGTTTGAAACACTTTTGGTTGCTGTAGAAGTCTTAACATCTGGAACGCTAGTTGTTGAATTATCTTTATACGTAACAGGAGATAAGGCATCTGGATCACTTACCCCAACAATTTATCAATCCATTTCCAAGCTATTCTAATTTCATTCTTTGTGAGGTTGCATCTGGAATCGATGCCAAGAAACTGAAGGTGCGTAATTTTCTCGCTTATATCATACTTTACCATGTGAAAAGATTATGCATGTCTTTGTGTGTGTAATCCATTATATAGAGTTAGATTTGATTGTTTGGTGTAGTTGTCAAGataattcctttctttttctttatatttattttggaGACAATACTATATTCAATTTAGTTTGTGATAGGGCAATGTTTGTGTCCTTCACTTTAATTATGTTGCTATGTAGTTTGCAAAATAATTTCGGATGAAGTTTTCTACTCAAAATTATGATCGATATGGGCCAGCTAGGAAAATGGACTAAAATGTAGATAATGGGGATAGAGATCTGGTTATTTCACCGGGTGCAAAATCTCTCATTGGGctgttcatttaaaatgaatggccCAAATtgcaaaaacacaaaagaaagagaacaaaTGATGGCTTGCAGTGCAAGGGGTGGCTGTTCAATCACCCCCTTTGGCTACAAGGGGAGGTTTGGCCACTCCCAAAGggtggtttgggggtggttgaacTACCCCAATGACCAAagggagtggttcggccaccccaacaaGTACCCCGTGCACTGCAAGCtacttctttctcttccttaagttttgttgtgatttagatcattcatttaaaatgaacagCCTATATAAGAGCTATTACACCAGATCTCATTCCAGGTAATGGtatactttatttttgttttccctctAAATTATTAGGTACATTTTGTACACTCGCGTGTCTAGATGTAGCACGTCGGAGGTCCGTAGAAGAATCTCTTTCaccaatataaaaaattgtgataatcTTATATTGGTACAGGAGGACCTTGCAAAAATGGGTGTAATGATCCGCCATTACAACAAGAAGGAATTGAAGGGTTATGTGCGTGTATCTGTTGGGAAGCCAGAACATACAGATGCCTTGATGAAGTGCCTTACACGCCTGTCTTAATACTTTTAACTGTGCAGGTGCATCCTTTTATTGAGcagatttcaaatttgaaattgcgACTTCTATACTGAATCTACATTTTTAAACCACAATATTTATTTGATTGTGGAAAGTGAACGATACCTTCTTTTTCTCGTTGAAGCTGAATGACACGTTTTTGTCTAGACATAACAACAGAGGCTCAATTATCTTCAGATAATAAAATCCTATTTATATGCTTGCTTTCCTTGTGCCAAGAGGGTAATCTTTTCTATGCTAAATTTTTTGTAAAGAGTAATAATATcctgtatttttatttcacaactacGTCACAATACTGACATGGCAGCTCTAACTAATTCTcgagatcttttttttttttttttttttttgaaaggattGATTCAAAGATTAGTTTGGACTGTCACATCAACATTACGAGATAAAAATGTGGattttaacattattcttttgTAAAACATTGATTTGCGTGTTGTGATCGGTACATTCACCTTTGCAAGTACATAATACCATATTACAAGAGCAAATGAACAAGGAAAATGTTTtgaatattacaacttttattagaatttgtttttcaaattggtGTGACAATtcataattggtaaaataattagGAGTTTATGGTTAACATGCCTGTCATTAATCATCAATTAAATTGATCACTTGTTTGCTTAATTACAAACATGATACTGCATTAACTATGACATGGCTATAATTTTGCTGGCAGGGCATATTTTCCCAAATCTGTTATTTGTCACTTTTCCTAAAATTTGGGTTTCTCCTTCCTAAGCAATATTGTGTCTACATTAACTGCAATTACTATTATGAATTAAAAGAACGCGTGAAAgaataattttatcatttttccttaaaattcaTAGCATCATATCTTACCATGTAGATTTTTTCGATCATTGTTTTTATTGACAAATCTCTTGCTTGTCACAGTAATTGCTGCTGATttcgtcttcttttttttctgagtATTTATggcattaatttttaaatgttaaatttcTCCATGCTTTTATCTTCCACTCTGGTtaaatttctatatatattttaaaataaatgcacCATAAGAGAAGACAAGAGGTTTCTAGGTTGATTGTTCACTCATAACAAGGTTTCTTGGTATATCTATCGATTTCTATCTCCCATTTTCTTTATCATACATTTTAGGCTAGCAAAGACCAATCCAAATCTGTTGCTTCTTTCACTCCTTCTCTAACAGATTTGATAAATTTCAAGAGTATTTAATCTGCATCAGCACTATGCTTAAAAGGTTAGTGTTATCAATCCCATGTTAttgttcaagttttttttttttttttaaaaaaaaaaacaaaatttatgtGATTGTTCAAGTTGATTCTTTGGTTTATAGTTTAGCCCTTCATTTtgattcaaattttcaaaaggCATAGGCATGCTTCACCCTGCAAAGCCGAATTAGGTCCATTGGATTGCTACCGACTCGAACTCGAGGTAGAATTGTTATGTTCCACTCATCTTAAGAGtttatttgggattgcggtttcaataagtgcgattttaaaaatagtgtttttaaaaataacgttTTTGAAATccttactttttaaaatcgtaaaggcatttggtaaaatatgttaaaaagtatttttttattaaatatttgttatgcgaattcatgattttggtttaaattcgcacttttttgAATAAGCATCCTTAACCTGTTTattgaaatcgcagatttttttcctattttaaattaagtaatttttaaattgcaatcccaaacgcaccctaagagTGTGTTCGGTCCCACGATTTCGTAAGCTAAAGGcgtgtttttaaacaaaattgtagAAAGTGTCCCATTTAAAAGTATATTTAAAAATACACGATTTTAAAGTCCTTAATCAACACGTATTCTTTCCTACTGGCGTGAGAAAAGTACTAGTTTATATTATGAAAGCTAATGAAATCCATGATGATGACTCATGCAATTACTTTGCATCAACTTTTTCGCTGGAAAGTCTGATTTATGAAAGTGGATTAAGCATCAAACAAATGATTATTAGGATTGATAACTTCATCATAATTACATGTTTCAAAATGGAAAGGGTGTTTCTTACATGTTTCCCACCTCTATGCAGAGGAAAACCATCTTCTTCCACCAACGTTAATATTGACGAATCCGTCACGTTATTTTCTTCTCTAGTTTCCGACATCGATACGCTTCAAACATGGCTACTGCCTGAAGGTTCCATTTCCCTTCAATGGTGCTCTGAAGCCACTAATCTCCTGAGGAAGATGCACTCCCAGCTGCTTCTCTTTTACCAGAAATCTGAGATACCCAGTTCGTGGGATTGTATAAATATCTTGGATGTTTACATGAAAGAGACCTTCAATCTCCTTGATTTATGCAACTCTCTAAACTCAGCCATTTCTAGGATGGGAAGGTATCGGCTAACAGTTGACCTCGCCGTTAGAAAGTTCTGTGACGACGAGATTCCAGATGTTGCAGCGATCAAAGCTGAGATTGAGAGATTAGAAACTGAGAGCAAGAAAATTTGTGGGGTTGAGAAGAGGAAATATAAGAATATGTTCAAGACCGCCGCCATGGCTGAAACAAAGAGCAAGaatcgtcatcatcatcatgatagCACTATCCGTTTCATCTACGCCGTTAAAAGCACCATTGATGTAATGGGCATGCTTCTTTTTTCTGCAATTCTCTATCCAGTTTCTGATGTTGGAGAGTACGAGGAAGTTTACCGTTGGTTTCCTCAGCTGAAGTTTTTCTCAGCTTCTCTTGGGAAGCTTGTGGGGTGCTGCTTGAAGGGGAAGGATTGTACAAGGTCGGTTTTGGTTGAGAATATGGTTATTGAGAAGGCGGTTTTGGATATTAAAGAGGAGGTTTTGAAGGGGGAAGAAGGTGTGGATCTGGAAAGGCTGAGGAAGAGTATCGATTTGCTGAAGAGAAGCTCTTCGGCTCTCAAAGAGAGCATGGAGATGTTTGAAGCTGTAGTGAAAGAGCTGTTTGCAGAGGTTGAAAATGGAAGGGATAAGTTGCTGGCTATGGTGGTCAATGGAAAGTAGTGTTAATAGATCTGTTGATGTATAAAATAAGTAATCATTTGTAAGTTACAACAATCATGAAagtattgtcattttttatatatatatatatattgtatgtatttttttctatGGAGATTTTGTATGTGGTTGGACTTCTTGTATCCTATGAATAATACACTACCAACCACCATTAGTGGTGGTGGTTAACTGGTTAAGTGGTATTAAAGAAGCTCTTAAGTGGTTGGGCACGCAATAGGGGCGTAAGTTCGAATTCCTGTAATAGGAATCCCTACACTAGCTGATTAGTGTTAAACGTTTTGGGTTCTATTGATGCCCTGATTAGACTGGATCAGACAATGATTTAATCGGCCTTGAGAGAGCACTTGCAGTTCCTTATACACCGTCAAGGTCCCTCCAGTCATTGATTCTCTGTAGGTAAGTGTTACTACAGCCAGACTTAAGTAAAGTAGCCACAGTTGGTCAACCCCCTcttactcttttttaatagaaaaaataaataaaaatttacattaCTAAACCCAATATATCGGTCAAGATATATTGTGGAAATATTTTTTCACTAAGATGCAAAATgttttaaagaaagaaagaaactctTATTTCAGTtaagttaattatatattggtcgtatttatttttttattaatctaactattttttaattttttttatactgccctggtttgaccacccccaaAGCAACCAAAGGCCCTTTGTCTATACAACAAGAGAGAGATCTTGGACTACATATTTGTTGGATAATTGATGCTGATTTGTTGGATTTGATGATATGTGATTCTGcttcttttgcaaatttatttCACTTCCTCTTTGTTTACTCGCCTGCAACTTTTGTTTTTCACTCTGCTGCTCCCTCTCCTCCATgattattttcttcttgttgctcAGGTTTCTGGAAACTATATGGTTGTTTTAATCCAAGACAACCATTTTGAAAAGGTCACTATTTGAATGTCACTAACCACGGCCCCAAAacatcattatatatatgtgagtCACAAAACCAAGGAATTTGTGTAGCGTAGGTTATgcatcaaacaaattaaatgattattacAATCGATAACTTTATCATAATTATATGTTTCACGATGGGAAGGGTGTTTCTTACATGTTTCCCACCTCTACGCAAAGGAAAACCATCTTCTTCCACCAACAATATTGATGAATCTGTCAcgttattttcttttctaatttctgACATCGATAGGCTTCAAACATGGCTACTACCTGAAGGTTCCATTTCCCGTAAATGGTGCTTTGAAGCCGGCCACTAATCTCCTGTGGAAGATGCATTCCCAGCTGCTTCTCTTTTACGAGAAATCTGATACCCAGTTTGTGGGATTGTATAAATATCTTGGATGTTTACATGGAAGAGACCTTACAGCTCCTCGATTTATGC from Corylus avellana chromosome ca6, CavTom2PMs-1.0 includes the following:
- the LOC132184052 gene encoding uncharacterized protein LOC132184052; its protein translation is MERVFLTCFPPLCRGKPSSSTNVNIDESVTLFSSLVSDIDTLQTWLLPEGSISLQWCSEATNLLRKMHSQLLLFYQKSEIPSSWDCINILDVYMKETFNLLDLCNSLNSAISRMGRYRLTVDLAVRKFCDDEIPDVAAIKAEIERLETESKKICGVEKRKYKNMFKTAAMAETKSKNRHHHHDSTIRFIYAVKSTIDVMGMLLFSAILYPVSDVGEYEEVYRWFPQLKFFSASLGKLVGCCLKGKDCTRSVLVENMVIEKAVLDIKEEVLKGEEGVDLERLRKSIDLLKRSSSALKESMEMFEAVVKELFAEVENGRDKLLAMVVNGK